A window of Eucalyptus grandis isolate ANBG69807.140 chromosome 4, ASM1654582v1, whole genome shotgun sequence genomic DNA:
GAGGCTGTGAAGAAGAAGCGCCGTGCCGCCAAGAAGCCTTACTCGAGGTCTATTGTTGGTGCCACCTTGGAAGTTATTCAGAAGAAAAGGACTGAGAAGCCGGAAGTCCGTGATGCTGCACGTGAGGCTGCTCTCAGGTATGAGCTCTTGTCCTGTCACAGTCTCCGTTGAGGTTTTCGCTGTCTTTGCTCTCTAACACCCTGCTTTGCATGATGATTCCCTGGATCGCAGGGAAATTAAGGAGAGGATCAAGAAGACAAAGGATGAGAAGAAGGCGAAGAAAGCCGAGACAGTGGCCAAGACACAAAAGGCCCAATCCAAGGGGAGCATGCCTAAAGGTGCTGCACCAAAGGGCCCCAAGCTtggaggtggtggtggaaaACGATAAATTCGTTTGCCCTGCTTTCTTGTAATCCAGTACCATCCGGCGTCTACAGTTTAGATAATTTGTTTCAATTTCTGTTTGGATCAACTCACATATTTTACTGAGGATCTTTTGTCAGATTCAGTTTGATTTTGTTTAATGCATATCAGTTCGGAGTTTGTTGATCACGCTGTGCGCTTTTACAATTCCACATCCTATAAGCAGTTGGCAATTCGGTTCCGGTTCTGATGACTACATGGGATCTTTTACATAAGTTTctccttaatttcttttgagaacTAGAGCTGTCTTTGTGCAGAAGATTGTTTTGCCCGTTGTATGTGAATCGGGTTTTTTGTGTGACGATGAATGAGCAGTGCCATCACTTTGCTAATCGTGTCGTGAGGGAAGTATGTACCTTTTGTGAATACTTCTCTCAAAATTTTACTTGAGTTCTTGCAAAGTAGTATATGTTGGAAAAGGCCTAGCTGTTTTATGATGGCTGCGGTTatttcttgttccttttttccccttcaaattTGGTCTGTGAATCAATTATCTTGCATTTAAAAGATTAAGGCCACTTTCGAAATTTGGACTTCTCAAGGAATGGTACGTGTTCTTGGATATGTATTGGCAACTTTACTAGAAGAAAGCAATCTGCATTTGCACTTTGGAAATGGGAAATGGTTGATTTGTTGTTTGTTCGAGTCTTATCAATCCTTACCAACTGTGAAATGGCGAGTCAGGCTCGGGGCGAAAGTTACATAGCCGGACGGACAGATGATTGTCTTGAATCAAGCGCAAGCCTTCGACATCTTCGAACTAATCGAGGGCGGAGCAACTTGTTTAGTTCCTAGTTTCAGCTTATGTCAGTTGGTCCTTCCTAGCACCATTTCCAGACCCAATTAGGCGCGTTTTAGCTGGCCAAAAGAGCCAATTGATTTTGTGCATTCATGCGTTTCGGCTTTAGAAAGTGCCTCTAAGTTAGCACAGTCGGGATTTTCGATTCAGGAATCAGAAGGTCACGCATttgaatttcattaattatGTGCAAATTGCTTTGGGGTGCAGACCAAAAGCATAGATATGTAAAACGGTCCACTTCATGGGCTTCCAGTTACTCAAGTCTCCACGCTCGTGAATTagaattacaaaaagaaaacgtCTCTTATGTGTAGAAGCATAAGATTGCGAAAAGACAGCAAATATGACATCCTTCTTTGTGGTGTACGCGCCTGTGTGCTcgtaatagagagagagagagagagagaggtaacCTTCTTATAGATCATTGAAGTGAATGATGACGAGGCATTTGGTGGTTGTTctcattacattttttttttttttatttgggtgaagaaaaaaaaatgagttattttgaaaaatgagtgtGTCCGTTTCGTAAAAATGTTCTCATTACATTTATGGTATGTTTGTTTCGtaaaaatgagttattttgaaaaaaaaaattccctaaataattgtttgaatcacttttaaaaataggataacggaaaatattttcatcatccacaaaatatatttagacataaattgttgtcaataataataacatttttcattgattaataatttcaaattatctaagcaatttttttttttttaaagaagatatccaaatcattaaattttcgTAAAACAAACGATACCTTAATTTTTGGGCTAATTTCATGCTAGTAAACAAGCTTCAAATGGGGCTGGCAAAGCCTTTTGAGTGGACGTGATGCGATTTTTCCCTATGTTTGCTGGTCAATAGGAGATGGGAGTTGAATCAGGGAAGATAGGTGGTTACCTATAGGCAGATTAACGGGACCTCCTCAACAAGAAGAGCCCACTTTAGTGGCTGATCTTATTGATCACTCCACTAGCACATGGAAGTACTCTCTACTCCATAGATTTTTTGACTCCCAGGTGGTTCACTAGATTGCATCTATTCCGGTACGACCCAGATTTTCCCATGGATAAACTTATTTGAATTGTTACTACTAATGGTGACTACACAGTTAAATCAGCATATCACAATATCAAACATTCAGCAGAGCTTAAACTCAATAGCGCACCCTCATCCTCACATCAACATCCATCTTTACTTTGGCACAAATTGTGGAAAATGCACACTGCTCCTAAGGTACGACACTTCTTGTGGTTACTATGTCAAAATAGTTTAGCAACAAGAGCTAATCTGCATCATAGACATATAATTGACAATCCAAAATGCCCTATTTGTGATCAAGACACCCCGGAAACCTTGGAACACTTGTTCCTATTCTATCCCTGGGTTTTGTGTGTTTGGAGTAATCCCCAGATCAACCTCCCCATTCAAACTCAACATATAAGGAATATCACAGCCTGGATTATAGAGCATGCCGGTGATCAGAAACCCTTACTTGGTCTGCCAGTGATCGCCATAGTCCTTTGGCACATCTGGAAGGCTtgaaatgcatttatttttggATGAAAACATCCTGATCCGCATCGTGTGGCTGAAGAAGGAATGCTTCAATCTCGTGTGGATTCTATTGTTGCTTGTTCTTCCACCTGCAAAGCTGCTTTGTTTCAGCATCACAGAACTATATGGAGACCCCTAGATCCGGGGTTTTAAAGGTCAATATTGATGGATCTTATCAACTGGGAATCAGGGAAGGGACTATGGCTTGTGTGTGTCGTGATTCGCAGGGACAACTTACCGGTGGCTTCTCAGATAGCTTTGCTGCCTTCTCGGCTCTACAGGCGAAGATCCACGCTTGCTTGCTTGCTCTCCGTCATTTGACTGATCAAGACCTCTCTCATGCTGCGCTGACCCTTGAATCGAATTGCCAGACCCTCATCGAGACACTGAAGGGTCAGCGCTCGTCGCCATAGCCAGAACGAAGCCTCTTCTCCGAAACTGCCTTCctgctttcattttttcccaACCTTTCCCTAACTTTCTGTCGTCGTGAGGCGAATGTTGCTGCTGACTGGGCTGCGAAGGCCCATAGGGTTAATTCCAAGCAAAGTAATTGGGCTGtttttccccctccccctctatTAGATCTTATTTATGCTGATGCGATAGCTGCTACTTGTAATCGGTTTGGtccatatatataattatttctgtttgacaaaaaaaaaaaaaaaaacaagcttcGAATGACACGAACTGTCCTAATATCGGTGGTCGGTGGCTAGTGCAGCGTAGATAGAGCTtaagaaacagagaaaaaaggaagaagtaaACAAATCAAAGACCATCTCTCTAAAATTAATCCATCTCCAGTCCATCATCTGTGCATAAATGTGCTCCCTGTCATAGTATATGCTTAAAAAAAGGTGTTCTTTGCTTTGTAGGTGGTGCCGCAAGACTATAATTCTTCCCCGAAGGATACTACTAAGAGTCGAGCGAGAAAGTCGCTCATGATTCTTGCGATGTATAAAACCTCCACTTCTATATGGCCCAATCTTAATATGTGAACAGCCCGCTAGGATCGCACTGGTTCTTTTGTTCACATCTCGAAAATTAATTCATCTCCAGTCTATCATCTATGCATAAATGTGCTCTTTCTGTCATAGTATATGCTTAAAAAAGGTGTTCTTTGCTTTTTGGGTGGCGCCGCAAGACTATAATTCTTCCCAATTGAAGGATACTACTGAGAGTCGAGCGAGAAAGTCGCTCATGATTCTTGCGATGTACAAAACCTCCACTATAGAAGCAATCCAATTATACTACGTGAACAACCCGCTAGGATCGCATTGGTTCTTTTGTTCACATCTCGAAAGCTagagaattaaaataaaagaggagGGCGAATGTCGAGCTCGAACCGAGATCTCGAGAGAGGAACCGAACGTAGCACTGATGGTGCTGGAGCCGGCGAAGTGAAAATGCGTGCTGATCATACACTGGAGGAGTCCGCTTCGGGTGGCGAGTGGACCCCGTGGTTGGTCCCCGTCTTCGTCCTCGCCAATTCCGCCGCCTTCGCCGCCACCGTGTGTTTCAACCTTTGCCTCGGTGGGAGGTCGTGGTCATGGGACTATGGCGGTTGCGAGGCGAAATGATGGTGGAGGATCTCCCCTTCAATGTGAGTTCTGATCTATTgattccttccctttccttttctcctagAAAATTGATGATTGAAATTCTAAAGCCACCTCGCTTTGCATCCCTTTTCCGGGGCTCCTGTCTGTGAGATTGGATAAGATGGGGGCTGCGGAGTGGTGCAAGTTTGTGTACCAGAAACAAGGTTGGAGAATGATCACTTCTTATGTGGTTGCATGCCCACCTCGTTCACGTATTCGCGAACAACTTGACCTTGGTCGTGTTCGGTCTCGGCCTCGAACAGCGATTCggtttcacttttcttttgcttctctaCTAGTGATTTGACGCGGTTGCATGCCATCTTTCATTATTGAAAGTTATGCTTCTGAGCTATTTCATGCCGTATTATATTGACTGGATTGGATCGGAATTTCATCTTATTGGGTTGGCGCCCCGGAGGTGCGAGCGGAAACGATCTACCTGTTATCCGGATTCAGCGGAAGCATTCTGTCTCTACTTTTTATTCAGGAAGGAATGGCAGTCGGTACTTCCAGTGCCATTTTTGGAGTCGTTGGCGCGAGGATATCCAAGCTTATCGTTAACTCGACCCTCCATGCCGACAAGGTCGACGAACCCGACATCACCTTCTGCTAAATTTCCGTTCTTGTGCTAACATGAGACTCTGGCTTGCTTCTGTGTTATGATTTTGTACTGCGTAATTTAACGTTGAAGCGCTTGTTTTATTACTGTGTTACCCTGATTTTTCAGGGTGCTTCTCTGTTTATGCTGATCGGCGTGACAGCAATGACTTTAGGACTTGCACTATTCCTTTCACTCGTAGATAGTTTCGGCCCCATCGGAGGGCTATTGACCGGCTTCCTTCCGGGCTTCGTCCTCCTCGCCCGTCCCCAGCAAGGGTGGGCGAAACGCCAAGACAGCAGCAATGATGCACGTGCTGATAAGCCTAAGTACAGCTAGGGCTTCTAGGTCTAGTTCTACTGATCATCGGGTAAGTCGAAACTTCTAACGATTACGTGGGAATGTTATGTGGTAAAGTGATTTCATAagttcgattttctttttcgtgTTTTTAGGGAATTTTGTTTCGGATTCACAATTGAATTGGAGATGCAGTAtaaattgttggaatataatatgcgAAAATGACGGGATCTTACAAtctacgtcaacgcgaaatcactaaagaaaataaacgagaaaaaatGAGGATATTTGAAATTTACGTAGTTCGGTCCGAGATTTCGACATATACAccttaaagaaagaagaaataattcactataattgaAGAATTAGACTTTATAATTACTCACACGTTCGAACGTGTCTCATAcctaaatttaattcaaaattcaaagtgtTTATGTACAGCGTGTACGTGTGGCTCCTCTCTTTTATCTGCTTTCGTAGGGTTTTTCTTTAAACCGCTTCACGCACGCTGAAGAAGAAAAACGTGTGCCCAAAAGGTCAAATAATTGACCTGGCCCCACTAGCTCTCCTTTCTTTTCGGCTCCACGTACAGACTTCTGTAATTTCCATCAGCGAGAAAGGAAACTCCGACTGCgacgaacaaaaaaaaaaaaaaaatgtgtgtgtgggcccaaagtcaaacatttcactttggaccCCAGCATAACTAACTTTATTCGGCCTTCTctccaacaaaaaagaaaaattttctgtttttattttttattttttattttttattttttttatttcctcttttgtaaatttAAAGAGTCTGAATCGCATTTTGCAAACGCTCAAtttcaaaacataatttaaCAGTATAAATGAGA
This region includes:
- the LOC104441793 gene encoding 60S ribosomal protein L24 — protein: MVLKTELCRFSGAKIYPGRGIRFIRSDSQVFLFANSKCKRYFHNRLKPSKLTWTAMYRKQHKKDIAAEAVKKKRRAAKKPYSRSIVGATLEVIQKKRTEKPEVRDAAREAALREIKERIKKTKDEKKAKKAETVAKTQKAQSKGSMPKGAAPKGPKLGGGGGKR